The Lentzea guizhouensis genome contains a region encoding:
- a CDS encoding DedA family protein yields the protein MDWITKLMEALGSPGAGLAVALENVFPPVPSEVILPLAGFTAGQGKISLIAAILWTTAGSVVGALVLYGLGAWLGLERLRKIADKIPFVTASDVDKADEWFDKHGTKAVFVGRMVPVVRSLISIPAGVSGMPVLKFTVYTAAGSLIWNSALILAGYALGENYQLVDRYLGWISTAVVAALVIAIVWFAVSRSKARRS from the coding sequence ATGGACTGGATCACGAAGCTGATGGAGGCACTGGGCTCCCCCGGCGCGGGCCTCGCGGTCGCGCTGGAGAACGTCTTCCCGCCCGTGCCCAGCGAGGTGATCCTGCCGCTGGCGGGGTTCACCGCCGGCCAGGGCAAGATCTCGCTGATCGCCGCGATCCTCTGGACCACGGCGGGATCCGTCGTCGGAGCCCTCGTGCTCTACGGGCTGGGTGCGTGGCTGGGGCTGGAGCGGCTGCGCAAGATCGCCGACAAGATCCCGTTCGTCACCGCGTCCGATGTGGACAAGGCCGACGAGTGGTTCGACAAGCACGGCACCAAGGCCGTCTTCGTCGGGCGCATGGTGCCGGTCGTGCGGAGCCTGATCTCCATCCCGGCCGGGGTGTCCGGGATGCCGGTGCTCAAGTTCACGGTCTACACGGCGGCGGGCAGCCTCATCTGGAACAGCGCGCTGATCCTCGCCGGGTACGCGCTGGGTGAGAACTACCAGCTCGTCGACCGCTACCTCGGGTGGATCTCCACGGCCGTGGTCGCCGCGCTGGTCATCGCCATCGTCTGGTTCGCGGTCTCGCGGTCCAAGGCACGCCGCTCGTAG
- a CDS encoding gamma-glutamyltransferase — translation MRGAIAAGHPLTAQAGAALLRAGGNAVDAAVAAMLTSCVTEPLLTGLGAAGYMMIAPAGKTPVLLDFSAQAPGRGAVGTRVPLDPIVVHFGDAEQEFHVGPSSVAAYGMPAGAAAAARYGTAPLEELVATAVKHAREGHRVNRYQAYVTALLLPLAHSAGLTAFEEGELLVQPELAEALVRLGRDGAAPFYTGDIGAAIADTISASGGDLTRADLAAYEVIEREPLHVRHRGRDIHTNPPPAAGGAVLTQMLEALPDNPSQADLIRAMATPKSHLNRLGSTTHISVLDADGTACSVTTTNGAGSGISIAGLHLNNMMGEEDLSPDGFFSHAPGDRLPSSMAPTVVTGGGGAELVLGSAGSNRIPGAVLQVLVNVLDRGMPAQEAVDAPRLHLGGDHLHVEPGIRPESELPVTRFRAPNMFFGGCQVVERTGSGLLRGGGDHRRDGAVVVV, via the coding sequence GTGCGTGGAGCGATCGCGGCGGGCCACCCGCTCACCGCACAGGCGGGCGCGGCGTTGCTGCGCGCCGGTGGGAACGCCGTGGACGCGGCGGTGGCGGCGATGCTCACCTCGTGCGTGACCGAGCCGTTGCTCACCGGGCTCGGCGCGGCCGGGTACATGATGATCGCGCCGGCCGGGAAAACGCCTGTGCTGCTGGACTTCTCGGCTCAGGCGCCGGGGCGTGGGGCGGTGGGCACGCGGGTGCCGCTCGACCCGATCGTCGTCCACTTCGGTGACGCGGAGCAGGAGTTCCACGTCGGACCGTCCTCGGTCGCCGCCTACGGGATGCCGGCGGGGGCGGCCGCTGCTGCGCGTTATGGCACGGCGCCGTTGGAAGAGCTCGTGGCCACGGCGGTGAAGCACGCGCGCGAAGGGCACCGCGTGAACCGCTATCAGGCCTATGTCACGGCACTGCTGCTGCCGCTCGCCCACAGCGCGGGCCTCACCGCGTTCGAGGAAGGCGAGCTGCTGGTCCAGCCCGAGCTCGCCGAGGCGCTCGTACGGCTGGGGCGGGACGGCGCCGCGCCGTTCTACACGGGCGACATCGGCGCCGCGATCGCCGACACCATCAGCGCGAGTGGTGGTGATCTGACGAGGGCGGACCTCGCGGCGTACGAGGTCATCGAGCGCGAGCCGTTGCACGTGCGGCATCGGGGCCGTGACATCCACACGAACCCGCCGCCCGCGGCAGGCGGTGCGGTGCTCACGCAGATGCTGGAAGCGTTGCCGGACAACCCTTCGCAGGCCGACCTGATCCGTGCGATGGCCACGCCCAAGTCCCACCTCAACCGGCTCGGGTCGACCACGCACATCTCCGTGCTCGACGCCGACGGCACCGCGTGCTCGGTCACCACCACCAACGGCGCCGGCTCCGGGATCTCGATCGCCGGCCTGCACCTGAACAACATGATGGGCGAGGAGGACCTCTCGCCCGACGGGTTCTTCAGCCACGCGCCCGGCGACCGGCTGCCGTCGTCGATGGCGCCGACCGTCGTGACCGGTGGCGGTGGTGCGGAGCTCGTGCTCGGCAGTGCCGGGTCGAACCGGATCCCCGGCGCGGTCCTGCAGGTGCTCGTGAACGTTCTGGACCGGGGCATGCCCGCTCAGGAAGCCGTCGACGCACCACGTCTGCACCTCGGCGGGGACCACCTCCACGTCGAGCCGGGAATTCGACCGGAAAGTGAACTTCCGGTTACTCGTTTCCGTGCTCCGAACATGTTCTTCGGCGGGTGCCAGGTCGTCGAACGAACCGGGTCCGGCCTGCTCAGGGGTGGTGGAGATCACCGTCGCGACGGTGCTGTCGTGGTGGTGTGA
- a CDS encoding carbonic anhydrase family protein, which translates to MNLKRSLPALLPLVLATSFFAAGPAESGTPKQSPVNVTPGAIRFDPHAPKLDVTYGHSALELKYIRKDADKADGCTVRDHEETEEAEVEPGSGHVTVAGTRYDLVQFHFHTPSEHQFVGHSYPLEMHLVHRSAAGKLLVVGVPLRVGAHSVVDTVLAKLSPECGEPVDIAPVNLNSLLPANHHTLHYTGSLTTAPFTEGVEWYLTTEQTVSAATIARFQGLFTAGNARATQPLNGRTLNEVPRI; encoded by the coding sequence ATGAACCTGAAACGGTCCCTTCCGGCTCTTCTGCCGCTGGTGCTCGCCACGTCGTTCTTCGCGGCGGGCCCGGCCGAGTCGGGGACACCGAAGCAGAGTCCCGTCAACGTCACGCCCGGCGCGATCCGGTTCGACCCGCACGCGCCCAAGCTCGACGTGACCTACGGGCACTCCGCGCTGGAGTTGAAGTACATCCGCAAGGACGCGGACAAGGCAGATGGCTGCACAGTCCGCGACCACGAGGAGACAGAGGAGGCGGAGGTCGAGCCCGGATCGGGCCACGTCACCGTCGCCGGCACCCGGTACGACCTGGTGCAGTTCCACTTCCACACGCCGTCGGAGCACCAGTTCGTCGGTCACAGCTACCCGCTGGAGATGCACTTGGTGCACCGCAGTGCCGCGGGCAAGTTGCTGGTCGTGGGTGTTCCTCTGCGCGTGGGTGCGCACTCGGTGGTGGACACCGTGTTGGCCAAGCTCTCACCTGAGTGCGGTGAGCCGGTCGACATCGCGCCGGTCAACTTGAACTCGTTGCTGCCGGCGAACCACCACACGCTGCACTACACCGGTTCGCTCACCACGGCGCCATTCACCGAGGGTGTCGAGTGGTACCTCACCACCGAGCAGACGGTGTCGGCGGCCACGATCGCCCGGTTCCAGGGGCTGTTCACGGCGGGCAACGCCCGTGCGACGCAGCCGCTGAACGGCCGGACGCTCAACGAGGTCCCGCGCATCTGA
- a CDS encoding MFS transporter produces MPVALLALAISAFAIGTTEFVIMGLLPEVAADLGVSIPSAGLLISGYALGVVVGAPLLTVLGGRLPRKKMLLALMVLFIAGNLLAAVAETYGVLMSGRVVAALAHGAFFGVGSVVAADLVAPQRRASAIALMFTGLTVANVLGVPMGTALGQELGWRSTFWAVTVLGVIGLLGIVFLVPQQQAQERDLRGELAVFRNPQVWLALVMTALGFAGVFASFTYIAPMMTTVAGFSSGAVTWLLVLFGIGLFAGNLLGGKAADRSVMKSLMVILVALAAVLTAFVFTAHSQWAAAVTIVLFGAAGFATVPPLQMRVMQTAEGAPALASAANIAAFNLGNAGGAWLGGLAIERGLGYTAPNWIGALLAVAGLAVAAVSVGLERRRASERVPAGAGAVSSHE; encoded by the coding sequence ATGCCTGTCGCCCTGCTCGCCCTCGCGATCAGTGCTTTCGCCATCGGCACCACCGAGTTCGTCATCATGGGCCTGCTGCCCGAGGTGGCGGCGGACCTGGGTGTCTCCATCCCGTCCGCGGGTCTGCTGATCTCCGGCTACGCGCTCGGCGTCGTGGTCGGCGCCCCGCTGCTGACCGTGCTGGGCGGGCGGCTGCCGCGCAAGAAGATGCTGCTGGCGTTGATGGTGCTGTTCATCGCGGGCAACCTGCTCGCCGCGGTCGCCGAGACCTACGGCGTGCTGATGAGCGGCCGTGTGGTGGCGGCGCTGGCGCACGGCGCGTTCTTCGGCGTCGGTTCCGTGGTCGCCGCTGACCTCGTGGCACCGCAACGCAGGGCGAGCGCTATCGCGTTGATGTTCACCGGTCTGACCGTGGCGAACGTTCTGGGTGTGCCGATGGGCACCGCACTCGGTCAGGAGCTGGGCTGGCGGTCGACGTTCTGGGCGGTCACCGTGCTCGGTGTGATCGGGCTGCTCGGGATCGTGTTCCTGGTGCCGCAGCAGCAGGCGCAGGAGCGCGATCTGCGCGGTGAGCTCGCCGTGTTCCGCAACCCGCAGGTGTGGCTCGCGCTGGTGATGACCGCGCTTGGGTTTGCGGGCGTCTTCGCGTCGTTCACCTACATCGCGCCGATGATGACGACTGTGGCCGGTTTCTCCTCCGGTGCCGTGACGTGGTTGCTGGTGCTGTTCGGCATCGGCCTGTTCGCCGGCAACCTGCTGGGCGGCAAGGCGGCGGACCGGTCGGTGATGAAGAGCCTGATGGTCATCCTCGTCGCGTTGGCGGCCGTGCTGACGGCGTTCGTGTTCACCGCGCACTCGCAGTGGGCCGCCGCGGTCACCATCGTGCTGTTCGGCGCGGCCGGGTTCGCGACGGTGCCGCCGTTGCAGATGCGGGTGATGCAGACCGCCGAGGGCGCGCCCGCGCTGGCGTCGGCGGCGAACATCGCGGCCTTCAACCTGGGCAACGCCGGTGGTGCGTGGCTCGGCGGGCTGGCGATTGAACGCGGTCTCGGCTACACCGCCCCGAACTGGATCGGCGCGCTGCTCGCGGTCGCGGGTCTGGCGGTCGCCGCGGTCTCGGTCGGGCTGGAGCGGCGTCGTGCGAGCGAGCGGGTGCCGGCCGGTGCCGGCGCGGTGTCCAGCCACGAGTGA
- a CDS encoding MFS transporter, protein MNTTRAMTALALGGFGIGTTEFATMGLLPQIAATFEIPDYEAGHAISLYAAGVVVGAPLIAVLGAKLPRKGMLIGLMLAVALGNGLSAAAQDKTLLLVARFVAGLPHGAFFGIAAVVAATLVAPERRGTAVARVMVGLTVANLVGVPLATAAGQQIGWRTAYLAVAVIGVVTALAIAAWVPRVPLDAGASMKSEVRAFRRPTVWFAIFTGMIGFGGMFAVYSYVAPITTEVAGLPASVVPWVLAVFGLGMTLGAMWGGRFVDRSSTGSVFGGLVAVCVILVLFGLTAAMPVFLFALLFLLGFVVQILAAALQLRLMDASPDAPSLASSSNHSSLNVANGAGAWLGGLAIAAGWGYVSTAWVGVALSVAGLAIAVASVFYERRALDRETANQTMAMTSAATTAVEIHPR, encoded by the coding sequence GTGAACACCACCCGCGCCATGACCGCTCTCGCGCTCGGCGGGTTCGGCATCGGCACCACCGAGTTCGCGACGATGGGTCTGCTGCCGCAGATCGCCGCGACGTTCGAGATACCCGACTACGAGGCCGGGCACGCCATCAGCCTGTACGCGGCCGGTGTCGTCGTCGGCGCGCCGCTGATCGCGGTGCTCGGCGCGAAGCTGCCGCGCAAGGGCATGCTGATCGGCCTGATGCTCGCCGTGGCGCTGGGCAACGGTCTGTCGGCCGCGGCGCAGGACAAGACGTTGTTGTTGGTGGCGCGCTTCGTCGCGGGCCTGCCGCACGGCGCGTTCTTCGGCATCGCCGCGGTCGTCGCCGCCACGCTTGTGGCGCCTGAACGCCGTGGCACCGCCGTGGCGCGGGTGATGGTCGGGCTGACGGTCGCGAACCTGGTCGGTGTCCCGCTCGCCACCGCCGCCGGCCAGCAGATCGGCTGGCGCACCGCCTACCTGGCCGTGGCCGTGATCGGCGTGGTCACCGCGCTCGCGATCGCCGCCTGGGTGCCGCGCGTGCCGCTGGACGCGGGTGCGTCGATGAAGAGCGAGGTCAGGGCCTTCCGCAGGCCGACGGTGTGGTTCGCGATCTTCACCGGCATGATCGGCTTTGGCGGCATGTTCGCCGTCTACTCCTACGTCGCCCCGATCACGACCGAGGTCGCGGGCCTGCCGGCGAGCGTGGTGCCGTGGGTCCTCGCGGTGTTCGGCCTGGGCATGACGCTCGGCGCGATGTGGGGCGGCCGGTTCGTGGACCGCTCGTCGACGGGCTCGGTGTTCGGCGGCCTGGTCGCCGTGTGCGTGATCCTGGTGCTGTTCGGCCTCACCGCGGCCATGCCGGTGTTCCTGTTCGCGCTGCTGTTCCTGCTCGGTTTCGTGGTGCAGATCCTGGCCGCCGCGCTGCAGCTGCGCCTGATGGACGCCTCGCCGGACGCCCCGTCGCTGGCCTCGTCGTCGAACCACTCGTCGCTCAACGTCGCCAACGGCGCCGGCGCCTGGCTGGGCGGCCTCGCCATCGCCGCGGGCTGGGGCTACGTGTCGACCGCGTGGGTCGGCGTCGCGCTGTCGGTGGCAGGCCTGGCGATCGCGGTGGCCTCGGTGTTCTACGAGCGGCGTGCCTTGGACCGCGAGACCGCGAACCAGACGATGGCGATGACCAGCGCGGCGACCACGGCCGTGGAGATCCACCCGAGGTAG
- a CDS encoding sugar efflux transporter, whose product MTAISEKTTSPLLSRSFFQLAVISVVTGVSMAFALPFGSLFLTSEVGVTPFQLGFFLLASPIASVVASTVMGKLSDGRVQRRFMLVAGGVAGAVGYSLFAVSRDYWFLLGTSVLFIAITSSLLPQLFAYGREVSQGPSMVVSVLRTLLSVAWVAGPPVAALLVSKIGWFGLFASTAVLQLGVAVIAWFLPVPAEAPKQETVEEEAPAGPSRGRTSVVSVAFTFLQGSVALAVSGLPLFITTDLEGTAGDAGLVMGLCAALEIPMMLWFGSLANRKSLHMMVVVGAAISLGYHSLMLVTDAVWQVMAAQLLHATVISLIMGVGINYFQSLDPERPGHTTTMFSNTQIVGSMIAGPLLGVAQGIGFRSVYAFTLGMCVVGLVLLLVAGRMKK is encoded by the coding sequence GTGACGGCAATCAGCGAGAAAACCACCTCGCCGCTCCTGTCCCGGTCCTTCTTCCAGCTCGCGGTGATCAGCGTCGTCACCGGTGTGTCGATGGCGTTCGCGCTGCCGTTCGGCTCGCTGTTCCTGACCTCCGAGGTCGGGGTCACGCCGTTCCAGCTCGGGTTCTTCCTGCTGGCCTCGCCGATCGCCTCGGTCGTCGCGAGCACGGTCATGGGCAAGCTCTCCGACGGCCGGGTGCAGCGCCGGTTCATGCTCGTCGCGGGCGGTGTCGCCGGCGCGGTCGGCTACAGCCTCTTCGCCGTGTCGCGCGACTACTGGTTCCTGCTCGGCACGTCGGTGCTGTTCATCGCGATCACCTCGTCCCTGCTGCCGCAGCTCTTCGCCTACGGCCGCGAGGTCTCGCAGGGTCCGTCGATGGTCGTCAGCGTCCTGCGCACCCTGCTGTCGGTCGCCTGGGTGGCCGGTCCGCCGGTGGCCGCGCTGCTGGTGTCGAAGATCGGCTGGTTCGGCCTGTTCGCCTCCACCGCCGTGCTGCAGCTCGGCGTCGCGGTGATCGCCTGGTTCCTGCCGGTTCCCGCCGAGGCGCCGAAGCAGGAGACCGTCGAGGAGGAGGCCCCGGCCGGTCCGTCGCGCGGCCGGACCTCGGTCGTGTCGGTGGCGTTCACGTTCCTGCAGGGCTCGGTCGCGCTGGCCGTCAGCGGCCTGCCGTTGTTCATCACCACCGACCTGGAGGGCACTGCGGGAGACGCGGGCCTGGTGATGGGCCTGTGCGCGGCGCTGGAGATCCCGATGATGCTCTGGTTCGGCTCGCTGGCGAACCGCAAGTCGCTGCACATGATGGTCGTCGTGGGCGCCGCGATCTCGTTGGGCTACCACAGTCTGATGCTCGTCACCGACGCCGTTTGGCAGGTGATGGCCGCGCAGCTGCTGCACGCCACCGTCATCTCGCTGATCATGGGCGTCGGCATCAACTACTTCCAGAGCCTCGACCCCGAACGCCCCGGCCACACCACCACGATGTTCAGCAACACCCAGATCGTCGGCAGCATGATCGCCGGGCCGCTGCTCGGGGTGGCGCAGGGGATCGGGTTCCGCTCGGTCTACGCGTTCACGCTCGGGATGTGCGTGGTCGGGCTGGTGCTGCTACTCGTCGCCGGCCGCATGAAGAAGTAG
- a CDS encoding histidine phosphatase family protein, with product MTRDLHLVRHGEATKDETRLTARGRRQSELVAERLRGTGFAAVHHGPLPRAAETAAIIAEVLNVPCRAEAAADDFVPHFVPDHDEFFGQFPESERTRGPALAHEAETRFARPGDGPVLVVTHAFLISWLVRDALDAAPEQWLTLNHDNAALTVIRYTTGRSPRLVRFNDSGHLAGDDLSRLEESAG from the coding sequence GTGACGAGAGATCTCCACCTGGTCCGGCACGGCGAGGCGACGAAGGACGAGACGCGGCTGACCGCGCGCGGGCGCAGGCAGTCCGAGCTGGTCGCGGAACGGTTGCGCGGCACCGGGTTCGCCGCCGTGCACCACGGTCCGCTGCCGCGGGCCGCCGAAACCGCCGCCATCATCGCCGAGGTCCTGAACGTGCCCTGCCGCGCCGAGGCCGCCGCCGACGACTTCGTGCCGCACTTCGTCCCCGACCACGACGAGTTCTTCGGCCAGTTCCCCGAGTCCGAACGCACCCGCGGCCCGGCGCTCGCGCACGAGGCCGAGACCCGGTTCGCTCGACCGGGTGACGGCCCCGTGCTGGTGGTGACGCACGCGTTCCTGATCAGCTGGCTGGTCCGCGACGCCCTCGACGCCGCACCCGAGCAGTGGCTGACGCTGAACCACGACAACGCCGCGCTGACCGTCATCCGCTACACGACGGGCAGGTCACCGCGCCTGGTCAGGTTCAACGACAGCGGGCACCTGGCCGGGGACGACCTCAGCCGGCTCGAAGAGTCAGCAGGCTGA